In Flavobacterium sp., a single window of DNA contains:
- a CDS encoding DUF2911 domain-containing protein: MKKLFIALAIILAPFAAEAQVRTPQASPKGYIKQTVGLTDVEVTYSRPGARGRAVFGNLVPFGKLWRTGANENTVINFSDDVVIDGKTLKKGKYAIYTIPKIESWEVIFYLSTDNWGLPENWNEQYVVLRTTVKEDALPTPVETFTIGINGLDQNFGYLEMAWENSHVALKFEVPTAKTAIASIDKTLAGPTWNDYYAASQYLFSSNGNLETAKTYVDKALDMSSDKPYYVSRLKSLIQAKQGDKKGAIETAKISLAAAEAANNQDYVKMNKDSISEWSR; this comes from the coding sequence ATGAAAAAACTATTTATTGCCTTAGCCATTATCTTGGCGCCTTTTGCTGCCGAAGCACAAGTTAGAACACCACAGGCCAGTCCAAAAGGATATATCAAACAAACAGTTGGTTTAACGGATGTTGAAGTCACTTATTCAAGACCAGGAGCCAGAGGAAGAGCAGTTTTTGGAAATTTAGTACCATTTGGGAAACTTTGGAGAACCGGAGCTAATGAAAATACAGTGATTAATTTTAGCGATGACGTTGTAATTGACGGTAAGACTTTGAAAAAAGGAAAATATGCAATTTATACTATTCCGAAAATTGAAAGCTGGGAAGTTATTTTTTATCTTTCAACAGACAACTGGGGATTGCCTGAAAACTGGAACGAACAATATGTGGTATTGAGAACTACAGTTAAAGAAGATGCCCTGCCAACTCCTGTAGAAACATTTACAATTGGAATTAATGGTTTGGACCAGAATTTTGGTTATTTAGAAATGGCTTGGGAAAACTCTCATGTGGCTTTAAAATTTGAAGTTCCAACTGCTAAAACGGCAATAGCAAGTATTGATAAAACATTAGCCGGACCAACCTGGAACGACTATTATGCAGCATCTCAATATTTATTTTCATCAAATGGAAATTTAGAAACTGCTAAAACATATGTTGATAAAGCTTTAGATATGAGCAGCGATAAACCATATTATGTTTCAAGATTAAAATCGTTGATTCAGGCAAAACAAGGCGACAAAAAAGGAGCTATTGAAACGGCTAAAATTTCATTAGCTGCTGCAGAAGCTGCAAATAATCAGGATTATGTTAAAATGAATAAAGACAGTATCTCTGAATGGAGCAGATAA
- a CDS encoding MFS transporter, whose protein sequence is MLKSAANQYFNNFKGFTREIWILTLITFINRAGTMVLPFLSKYLNEDLNFSLKQVSWIMVSFGLGSMLGSWLGGKLSDKIGFYKIMVFSLFTSGVSLFFIQYITSFWGLCIAMFILMTIADMFRPAMFVSLGAYAKPENRTRALTLVRLAVNLGFAAGPALGGLIIIGMGYSGLFWVDGASCILSISIFALLVKEKKKVDHGDKSESVTNVKSVYHDKIFWVFLFVSFITAIIFFQLFTTLPLYHHKQYGLNEFQTGLLMTLNGLLIFAFEMPTVGFMERKGFPKIQIIIIGSFVMAFSFVLLLINIWAGILVISMICISIGEILTFPFSNAFALSRAPRGQEGRYMALYTMSFSLAHIFSTMLGLGIVDHFGYQKNWFFMASIGFLATLSCIWIKKALHLEKKK, encoded by the coding sequence ATGCTTAAATCTGCCGCAAACCAATACTTCAATAACTTTAAAGGATTTACTAGAGAAATTTGGATACTTACATTAATTACTTTTATAAATCGCGCCGGTACAATGGTACTGCCGTTTTTATCTAAATATTTGAATGAAGATTTGAATTTTTCATTAAAGCAAGTAAGCTGGATTATGGTTTCGTTTGGTTTGGGTTCTATGCTGGGTTCCTGGCTCGGCGGAAAACTTTCTGATAAAATTGGGTTTTATAAAATAATGGTTTTCAGTTTGTTTACCAGCGGTGTATCGCTTTTCTTTATCCAATATATTACTTCTTTCTGGGGGCTTTGCATTGCTATGTTTATTTTAATGACTATTGCCGATATGTTTCGTCCGGCTATGTTTGTTTCATTGGGCGCTTATGCTAAACCAGAAAACAGAACCCGTGCCCTAACGCTCGTTCGTCTTGCCGTAAATTTAGGTTTTGCTGCCGGTCCTGCACTTGGAGGTTTAATCATTATAGGAATGGGATATTCTGGTTTATTTTGGGTTGACGGAGCATCTTGTATACTTTCAATATCCATTTTTGCCTTGTTGGTTAAGGAGAAGAAAAAAGTAGACCACGGAGATAAATCTGAAAGTGTGACCAATGTAAAATCAGTATATCATGATAAAATATTCTGGGTTTTCTTATTTGTAAGTTTCATAACAGCCATTATTTTCTTTCAGCTTTTTACCACTTTACCATTATATCATCATAAACAATATGGTTTAAATGAGTTTCAAACCGGGCTTTTGATGACTTTAAACGGACTTTTGATTTTTGCTTTTGAAATGCCAACTGTTGGTTTTATGGAGAGAAAAGGTTTTCCAAAAATCCAAATTATCATCATTGGTTCATTTGTAATGGCTTTCAGCTTCGTTTTATTATTAATTAATATTTGGGCAGGAATACTGGTTATCAGTATGATTTGTATTTCAATTGGAGAAATCCTCACTTTTCCTTTTTCTAACGCATTTGCATTAAGCCGTGCACCTCGAGGTCAGGAAGGTCGTTATATGGCTTTGTATACAATGAGCTTTAGTTTGGCTCATATTTTTAGTACCATGCTGGGCTTGGGAATTGTTGACCATTTTGGTTATCAAAAAAACTGGTTCTTTATGGCTTCTATCGGATTTCTGGCAACACTGTCCTGTATTTGGATAAAGAAAGCTTTGCATCTGGAGAAAAAGAAATAA
- a CDS encoding M56 family metallopeptidase has protein sequence MEALLVYILKSAGLIALFYCAYYFLLRKETFFNSNRWFLLMGLITSVVLPFVVYTKIIWVDPTPITNVNFFNGDVIQNTEKESFEFNWIYAVITIYCIGFLVLMLKFALDFYKLNSVLKGKKIHQQADFKFIDTTENIAPFSYFEYIVYNSSMYTSSELENIIEHEKVHSDQNHTIDVLVSRAFCMLFWFNPIIWLYKKAITQNLEFIADKEAAKKLSDKKAYQYTLLKITTHESCVAITNHFYQSLIKKRIVMLNKNQSKKRNSWKYYVILPALAAFVLLFQVEVIAKEKAQTVKGVSEKIKSVDVYKIKKNTTDAELKETKEKLKKIHNVDFEVSDIKRNSDNNLTSIKVDIKNGKQQTQSIQVGGDKVIKDFGIVVITDENDNKKVGIQTDDEANPKVAVSKKISSIDAVDAKDSKTEADTKTVVSKKLTTKIDTNVNTNSDTSTKTNNDTDTNISTVVTINTDNNTNTKTITTTKGSTISISNSTKTNAKQLENLIIVDGKEMPSDFNLEDIDPKQIKSMSVYKGMNAVSKYGEKGANGVIEIETRN, from the coding sequence ATGGAAGCTCTATTGGTTTACATTTTAAAATCGGCTGGTTTAATTGCCCTATTTTATTGCGCTTATTATTTTTTACTCAGAAAGGAAACTTTCTTTAATAGTAATCGATGGTTTTTATTAATGGGTTTAATTACTTCGGTTGTATTACCGTTTGTAGTATATACCAAAATAATCTGGGTAGATCCTACTCCTATAACGAATGTCAATTTCTTCAATGGAGATGTCATTCAAAATACTGAAAAAGAATCTTTTGAATTTAACTGGATCTACGCTGTCATTACTATTTACTGCATCGGATTTTTAGTTTTAATGCTAAAATTTGCATTGGATTTTTACAAACTAAATTCTGTTTTAAAAGGTAAAAAGATTCATCAGCAGGCCGATTTTAAATTTATTGATACTACCGAAAATATTGCTCCCTTCTCCTATTTTGAATATATCGTATACAACTCATCAATGTATACTTCATCAGAATTGGAAAATATTATTGAACACGAAAAAGTACACAGCGATCAAAATCATACCATAGATGTTTTGGTTTCGAGAGCCTTTTGTATGCTGTTTTGGTTCAATCCAATCATCTGGCTTTATAAAAAAGCAATTACTCAAAATTTAGAATTTATTGCAGACAAAGAAGCAGCCAAAAAACTTTCAGACAAAAAAGCGTATCAATACACGCTTTTAAAAATAACAACACACGAAAGCTGTGTTGCCATCACCAATCATTTTTATCAATCATTAATCAAAAAACGAATAGTCATGTTAAACAAAAATCAATCAAAAAAACGAAATTCATGGAAATATTATGTAATACTTCCGGCACTGGCAGCATTTGTATTACTTTTTCAAGTTGAAGTAATTGCCAAAGAAAAAGCGCAAACTGTAAAAGGTGTTTCAGAAAAAATTAAATCTGTAGATGTTTACAAAATAAAGAAAAACACTACCGATGCAGAATTAAAAGAAACCAAAGAAAAATTAAAGAAAATTCATAATGTTGATTTTGAAGTTTCAGACATAAAAAGAAATTCTGATAACAATTTAACTTCTATTAAAGTAGATATTAAAAACGGTAAACAGCAGACACAATCTATTCAGGTTGGCGGAGATAAAGTCATTAAAGATTTTGGAATTGTTGTGATAACAGATGAAAACGACAATAAAAAAGTGGGAATTCAAACGGATGATGAAGCAAATCCTAAAGTTGCTGTTAGTAAAAAAATCAGCTCTATAGACGCAGTTGATGCTAAAGATTCTAAAACCGAAGCTGATACAAAAACTGTAGTCAGTAAAAAACTAACCACAAAAATCGATACCAATGTTAACACTAATTCTGATACTAGTACAAAAACTAATAATGATACTGACACAAATATTAGTACTGTTGTAACAATAAATACAGATAACAATACTAATACTAAAACAATTACAACGACTAAAGGTTCAACTATCTCCATTTCAAATTCTACAAAAACAAATGCGAAACAGCTTGAAAATCTTATAATTGTTGACGGGAAAGAAATGCCTAGTGATTTTAATTTGGAAGATATTGATCCGAAGCAAATTAAATCTATGAGCGTTTATAAAGGAATGAATGCTGTCTCTAAATACGGTGAAAAAGGCGCTAATGGTGTAATCGAAATAGAAACCCGCAATTAA
- a CDS encoding MCP four helix bundle domain-containing protein, translated as MKYLKKYSNKTKAAMVLLIVMLIILLGNFNTLQNSKNVNENINAIYKDRLVVAHYIFQYSKQLHFIKAEAEKLGLSDNMKKNEIAHTLDIIHNIDDLYAKTVLTNKEKQHFDSFLASCKEINKQVENKNWNKIAYSSAQALKTLESLSQIQITEGKAKLANANAMYNKNNTLGQLQIALLIILGGITFYLLIVKKIKRKIKIPEHPSMN; from the coding sequence ATGAAATATCTAAAAAAGTACAGCAATAAAACAAAAGCAGCAATGGTTTTGCTGATTGTGATGCTTATAATTTTACTTGGAAATTTCAATACACTTCAAAATTCTAAAAATGTAAACGAAAATATCAATGCGATTTACAAAGATCGTTTAGTCGTTGCGCATTATATTTTTCAATATTCTAAACAACTTCATTTTATAAAAGCCGAAGCCGAAAAATTAGGCTTAAGCGATAATATGAAGAAAAATGAAATCGCACATACGCTCGACATCATTCATAATATTGATGATTTGTATGCGAAAACGGTTTTAACCAATAAAGAAAAACAGCATTTTGATTCATTTCTAGCTTCTTGCAAAGAAATTAACAAACAAGTTGAAAACAAGAACTGGAACAAAATTGCATACTCGAGTGCTCAAGCCTTAAAAACGTTAGAATCTCTATCGCAAATTCAAATTACGGAAGGAAAGGCTAAATTAGCAAATGCAAACGCCATGTATAACAAAAACAATACTTTAGGACAACTGCAAATTGCCTTACTGATTATTTTAGGCGGAATTACTTTTTATCTTTTGATTGTAAAAAAGATAAAGCGAAAAATTAAAATCCCTGAACATCCGAGTATGAATTAA
- a CDS encoding nuclear transport factor 2 family protein: MEQKLPLPPFTLETAKEKIQLAEDAWNSQDPERVSKAYTIDSEWRNRDKFVNGREEIVLFLTEKWKKEKNYKLKKEYWAHTENRIAVRFEYEYQDLNGNWFRAYGNENWEFDANGLMQKRFASINDLAIKEEDRKLK, encoded by the coding sequence ATGGAACAGAAATTACCGTTGCCGCCTTTCACATTAGAAACGGCAAAAGAAAAAATTCAATTGGCAGAAGATGCCTGGAACAGTCAGGATCCGGAAAGAGTTTCTAAAGCTTACACGATTGATAGCGAATGGAGAAACAGAGACAAGTTTGTAAACGGACGCGAGGAAATTGTTCTTTTTTTGACTGAAAAATGGAAGAAAGAGAAAAATTATAAATTAAAAAAAGAATATTGGGCACATACAGAAAATAGAATTGCTGTGCGATTTGAGTATGAATATCAGGATCTTAACGGAAACTGGTTTAGAGCTTACGGAAATGAAAACTGGGAATTTGATGCTAATGGTTTAATGCAAAAACGATTTGCCAGTATAAATGACCTTGCAATTAAAGAAGAGGATAGAAAATTAAAATAA
- a CDS encoding HAD family hydrolase — translation MIKTVIFDMDGVIVDTEPVHRYAYYKQFSELEIEVPEEMYTSFTGLSTRNTFQTLKSHFPVIEHEVEDLIQRKRNIFNDAFDTKEDLYLLDGVEDLIKDLHANGFQIILASSASKVTIERVFTRFNLHQYFSHIVSGEDFPQSKPNPAIFIHAASLSIAPKEECIIIEDSTNGVKAAKGAGIFCVGYNSEHSNMQDLSEADIVINHFNELNAEKISQFKA, via the coding sequence ATGATTAAAACAGTAATTTTTGATATGGACGGCGTAATTGTCGACACAGAACCCGTTCATCGTTATGCCTATTACAAACAATTTTCTGAATTAGAAATTGAAGTTCCCGAAGAAATGTATACTTCTTTTACCGGACTTTCAACAAGAAATACTTTTCAGACTTTAAAAAGTCATTTTCCTGTTATTGAGCATGAAGTGGAAGATCTGATTCAAAGAAAAAGAAATATTTTTAATGACGCTTTTGATACCAAAGAAGATTTGTATTTATTAGATGGTGTTGAAGATTTAATTAAAGATTTGCATGCAAACGGATTTCAGATAATTTTGGCTTCATCTGCATCAAAAGTTACAATTGAACGTGTTTTTACAAGATTCAATCTGCACCAGTATTTTTCTCATATAGTAAGCGGAGAAGATTTTCCGCAGTCAAAACCCAATCCGGCTATTTTTATTCATGCGGCATCATTGTCTATTGCGCCAAAAGAAGAATGTATTATTATAGAAGACAGTACAAATGGCGTAAAAGCGGCAAAAGGAGCAGGGATTTTTTGTGTTGGTTACAATAGCGAACACTCAAATATGCAGGACTTATCAGAAGCGGATATAGTGATTAATCATTTTAATGAGCTAAACGCTGAGAAAATATCACAGTTTAAAGCTTGA
- a CDS encoding TatD family hydrolase gives MEFFNFHTHQFTNQSNVLELVNQYPQEFDETIPYYSIGIHPWYIKENEIDLELKIIEEKLHTQNCLAIGECGLDKRIEIPLEQQITVFEKQLALAEKYKKPVVIHCVAAFQEVTAIKKKLKISVPMIIHGFSKNKQLAEQLIKDGFYISFGKYLLKNPDLKTAFENVPNDRFFLETDTIEEGIEQVYNLAAEYKKLNVKELQDIISSNFKRVFDEKSN, from the coding sequence ATGGAATTTTTTAATTTTCATACCCATCAATTTACAAATCAGTCTAATGTTTTAGAATTGGTAAATCAATATCCTCAGGAATTTGATGAAACAATTCCGTATTACTCGATTGGAATTCATCCTTGGTATATTAAGGAGAATGAAATTGATTTGGAACTGAAAATTATTGAAGAAAAACTTCATACCCAAAATTGTCTGGCCATTGGCGAATGTGGTTTAGATAAACGAATAGAAATTCCGCTGGAACAGCAAATTACAGTTTTTGAAAAGCAATTAGCTTTGGCCGAAAAATATAAAAAACCGGTTGTTATACATTGTGTGGCGGCTTTTCAGGAAGTTACAGCGATAAAAAAGAAATTAAAAATTTCTGTTCCGATGATTATTCACGGTTTTTCAAAAAACAAACAGCTTGCAGAACAATTAATTAAAGATGGATTTTATATTTCTTTTGGAAAATATCTTTTAAAAAATCCGGATTTAAAAACTGCTTTTGAGAATGTGCCAAATGATCGTTTCTTTTTAGAAACCGATACAATTGAAGAAGGTATTGAACAGGTTTATAATTTAGCAGCTGAATATAAAAAATTGAATGTAAAAGAATTACAAGATATTATTTCAAGTAATTTTAAAAGAGTGTTTGATGAAAAAAGTAATTAG
- a CDS encoding TetR/AcrR family transcriptional regulator produces MQPKERILEKTFDLFHKQGYNATGINQIIEEAKVAKASFYQHFKSKEDLCVAFLEQRHIFWFNELLKFTSKTEDSNSKVLASFDFLIFMNEKENFRGCSFLNILSEIPSDNVKILSVIQNHKKDLRDYFRDILKDELISDHLYLLFESCIIESQMFKSNELIEKSKKIIQTLILK; encoded by the coding sequence ATGCAGCCAAAAGAACGAATTTTAGAAAAGACATTTGATTTATTTCACAAGCAGGGTTATAATGCTACTGGAATTAACCAGATTATTGAAGAGGCTAAAGTTGCCAAAGCCAGTTTTTATCAGCATTTTAAATCAAAAGAAGATTTGTGTGTTGCTTTTTTAGAGCAGAGACACATATTTTGGTTTAATGAATTATTAAAATTTACTTCTAAAACAGAAGATTCAAATTCTAAAGTTTTAGCATCATTTGACTTTCTGATTTTTATGAATGAAAAAGAAAATTTCAGAGGATGCAGCTTTCTAAATATACTTTCTGAAATTCCTTCAGATAATGTGAAAATACTCAGCGTGATTCAAAATCATAAAAAGGATCTGCGGGATTATTTTAGAGATATTTTGAAAGATGAACTAATATCAGACCATTTGTATCTGTTATTTGAAAGCTGTATTATCGAAAGTCAAATGTTTAAATCAAACGAGTTAATTGAAAAATCAAAAAAAATCATTCAAACTTTAATTTTAAAATAA
- a CDS encoding sodium:solute symporter, which yields MQLFDWIVLIVTLLFIVGYGSWKTRGSKNVEDFILGNNETPWYTVGLSVMATQASAITFLSTPGQAYHDGMGFVQFYFGLPIAMIVICLTFIPLYHKYKVFTAYEFLEKRFDVQTRSLAAILFLIQRGLGTGLTIYAPAIILSALLGWNLTGMNIIIGVMVIIYTFSGGTKAVNVTQKQQMFVIMSGMFITFFLILHYLPNDMTFTSALHIAGANDKMNIVDFSFDPEEKYTFWSGITGGFFLALAYFGTDQSQVGRYLSGKSVTESQMGLIMNGLLKVPMQFFILLTGVMVFVFFQFNPVPLNFNPNNKTVIERSAYKEEYHVLEKKLDKLSEDKKVINLLYIDQLNQDYDNPILRKELVNLSNKEKDLRERAKDIISRADSNSETNDKDYVFFHFILHYLPKGLIGLLLAVILSAAMSSTASGLNALASTTAIDIYKRNIKTDKSEKHYLHATKFFTLFWGVIAILFACVGTLFENLIQLVNIIGSIFYGTVLGIFLVGFYIKRVQAKPMFISAVITQFIIINIYYFMVYKQEKLGYLWLNFIGAILTIALALIFQFLFFRGNKKENNDLILED from the coding sequence ATGCAGCTATTTGACTGGATCGTACTTATTGTTACACTTTTATTTATTGTTGGATATGGTTCATGGAAAACCCGAGGCAGTAAAAATGTTGAAGATTTCATTTTAGGAAACAACGAAACACCTTGGTATACAGTTGGACTTTCTGTAATGGCAACTCAGGCCAGTGCCATTACTTTTTTGTCTACACCCGGACAGGCGTATCATGACGGAATGGGATTCGTTCAGTTTTATTTTGGACTTCCGATTGCCATGATTGTTATCTGTTTGACATTTATTCCGTTATATCATAAATATAAAGTTTTTACGGCATACGAATTTCTGGAAAAACGTTTTGATGTACAGACACGTTCGCTGGCAGCGATTTTATTTTTAATTCAAAGAGGTTTAGGAACGGGACTTACTATTTACGCTCCTGCCATAATTTTATCTGCATTATTAGGCTGGAATTTAACGGGAATGAATATTATAATTGGTGTAATGGTAATTATTTACACCTTTTCCGGAGGAACAAAAGCGGTAAACGTAACCCAAAAACAACAAATGTTTGTCATCATGTCGGGAATGTTTATTACATTTTTTCTGATTTTACATTATTTGCCAAATGATATGACTTTTACCAGCGCGCTCCATATTGCGGGTGCCAATGATAAAATGAATATCGTAGATTTTTCATTTGATCCGGAAGAAAAATATACTTTTTGGAGCGGAATTACCGGAGGATTTTTTCTGGCCCTAGCCTATTTTGGTACAGATCAGTCTCAGGTAGGACGCTATTTATCAGGAAAATCTGTTACGGAAAGCCAAATGGGATTAATCATGAACGGACTTTTAAAAGTGCCGATGCAGTTTTTTATTCTGCTGACCGGAGTTATGGTTTTTGTGTTTTTTCAGTTCAATCCAGTTCCGTTAAACTTTAATCCGAACAATAAAACTGTAATTGAAAGATCAGCTTATAAAGAAGAATACCACGTTTTAGAAAAAAAACTGGACAAACTTTCAGAGGACAAAAAAGTAATCAACTTACTGTATATCGATCAGTTAAACCAGGATTACGACAACCCGATTCTCCGTAAGGAATTAGTTAATTTATCGAACAAAGAAAAAGATCTTCGTGAGCGTGCTAAAGATATTATTTCAAGAGCCGACAGCAATAGCGAAACGAACGATAAAGATTATGTGTTTTTTCATTTTATTCTTCATTATCTGCCAAAAGGTTTAATTGGTTTACTATTGGCTGTAATTCTTTCAGCAGCAATGTCATCAACGGCTTCGGGATTAAATGCTTTGGCTTCGACAACGGCAATCGATATTTATAAAAGAAATATTAAAACCGATAAATCGGAGAAACATTATCTGCATGCGACTAAATTTTTCACCTTATTCTGGGGCGTTATAGCAATACTTTTTGCCTGCGTTGGAACTTTGTTTGAAAATTTAATTCAGCTTGTAAATATTATTGGATCAATTTTCTACGGAACCGTTTTGGGGATTTTCCTTGTTGGTTTTTATATAAAACGCGTTCAGGCCAAACCTATGTTTATCAGTGCTGTTATTACTCAGTTTATAATTATAAATATTTATTATTTTATGGTTTACAAACAAGAAAAGCTGGGTTATTTATGGCTTAATTTTATTGGAGCGATTTTAACTATTGCCTTGGCGTTGATTTTTCAGTTTTTGTTTTTTAGAGGAAATAAAAAAGAGAATAACGATTTAATTTTAGAAGATTAA
- a CDS encoding BlaI/MecI/CopY family transcriptional regulator, which yields MQKLTNKEEEIMQILWKLKKAFVKEIQAEITEDQPHYNTLSTIVRNLEEKGFVSHNAFGNTHQYYPTVTLEAYSKKYMKTAIDNYFNSSYKNLVSFFAKEEKISADELREILAMIENPQEKK from the coding sequence ATGCAAAAACTAACCAACAAAGAAGAAGAAATAATGCAGATTTTATGGAAGCTTAAAAAAGCTTTTGTAAAAGAAATTCAGGCAGAAATAACTGAAGATCAGCCGCATTATAATACACTTTCGACCATAGTAAGAAATCTCGAAGAAAAAGGTTTTGTATCGCATAATGCTTTTGGAAACACGCATCAGTATTACCCAACTGTAACGCTTGAAGCCTACAGCAAAAAATATATGAAAACCGCTATTGATAATTATTTCAACAGTTCGTATAAAAATTTAGTTTCGTTTTTTGCCAAAGAAGAAAAAATTTCTGCAGACGAACTGCGAGAAATCCTGGCTATGATCGAAAACCCGCAAGAAAAAAAATAA
- a CDS encoding tRNA threonylcarbamoyladenosine dehydratase, translating to MAEWTERAELLFTKEGLENLRNANVLVVGLGGVGSFAAEFLARAGVGNMTIVDGDVVDITNINRQLPALHSTVGQPKIKIVGDRLMDINPELNLTRVQEFLSPERAFEIVSSDFDYVMDCIDSITPKLNLIIAAKRKRVKIISSMGAGGKMLASKVKVADISKTINCYFSKTIRKRLKAVKINKLKVVFSSEIQNEKSLKLTDGKNFKKSFYGTNSYMPGLFGLHAAETVIRYILKKE from the coding sequence ATGGCAGAGTGGACAGAAAGAGCCGAGCTTTTATTTACAAAAGAAGGATTAGAAAACTTACGTAACGCAAATGTTTTGGTTGTAGGTTTAGGTGGTGTTGGGTCGTTTGCGGCTGAGTTTTTAGCCAGAGCAGGAGTTGGAAATATGACTATTGTTGACGGTGACGTTGTTGATATTACGAATATTAACAGACAATTACCTGCATTGCATTCTACTGTGGGACAGCCAAAAATTAAAATTGTGGGCGATCGCTTAATGGATATTAACCCTGAATTAAATTTAACCCGTGTTCAGGAGTTTTTATCGCCAGAACGTGCTTTTGAAATCGTTTCTTCTGATTTTGATTACGTTATGGACTGTATCGATAGTATTACGCCAAAATTGAATTTAATTATTGCCGCAAAACGTAAAAGAGTAAAAATAATCAGCAGCATGGGAGCAGGAGGAAAGATGCTGGCTTCTAAAGTAAAAGTGGCTGATATTTCTAAAACAATCAACTGTTATTTTTCTAAAACAATCCGCAAGAGATTAAAAGCAGTAAAAATCAATAAATTAAAAGTCGTTTTTTCATCAGAAATTCAAAATGAAAAAAGCTTAAAATTAACCGACGGTAAAAACTTCAAAAAATCGTTTTACGGTACAAACAGCTACATGCCCGGATTATTCGGTCTTCACGCTGCTGAAACCGTAATTCGTTATATACTTAAAAAAGAGTAA
- a CDS encoding BlaI/MecI/CopY family transcriptional regulator, translating into MQKLTNKEEEIMQILWKLKKAFVKEIQAEITEDQPHYNTLSTIVRNLEEKGFVGHNAFGNTHQYFPIVTLEAYSKKYMKTAIDNYFNSSYKNLVSFFAKEEKISADELREILAMIENPDDKNK; encoded by the coding sequence ATGCAAAAGTTAACGAACAAAGAAGAAGAAATAATGCAGATTTTATGGAAGCTTAAAAAAGCATTCGTAAAAGAAATTCAGGCAGAAATAACTGAAGATCAGCCGCATTATAACACCCTTTCTACTATTGTTAGAAATCTGGAAGAAAAAGGTTTTGTGGGCCATAATGCTTTTGGAAATACACATCAATATTTTCCAATTGTAACTCTTGAAGCTTACAGCAAAAAATATATGAAAACGGCAATTGATAATTATTTCAACAGCTCGTATAAAAATTTGGTTTCGTTTTTCGCTAAAGAAGAAAAAATCTCTGCAGATGAATTGCGCGAAATTCTGGCCATGATCGAAAATCCTGACGACAAAAATAAATAA
- a CDS encoding DUF1684 domain-containing protein: protein MKNYLVLIIVLAFNFGFSQSKFSQSAAEKFQKQINSEYADAKTSPLMEEDLKTFKTLDFYPISSKYFVNARFEKAKNEKVFEMKTTGTRTPQYIKYGTLYFSLNGKEMQLNVYRNIELSKQKEYKDHLFLPFSDLTCGKESYIGGRYIDLKIPKGKTIAVDFNQAYNPYCAYNHKYSCPLVPLENDLKVEIKAGVKTFH from the coding sequence ATGAAAAACTATTTAGTTCTAATTATAGTACTGGCATTTAATTTTGGTTTTAGCCAAAGTAAATTCAGTCAGAGTGCAGCTGAAAAATTCCAAAAGCAAATTAATTCAGAATACGCTGATGCTAAGACAAGTCCGTTAATGGAAGAAGATTTAAAAACATTTAAAACTTTAGATTTTTATCCAATAAGCTCAAAATATTTTGTAAACGCAAGATTTGAAAAAGCGAAAAACGAAAAAGTTTTCGAAATGAAAACTACAGGAACCAGAACTCCTCAATACATAAAATACGGAACTTTGTATTTTAGCTTAAATGGTAAAGAAATGCAATTGAATGTTTACAGAAACATTGAACTTTCGAAACAAAAAGAATACAAGGACCATTTATTTCTGCCATTTTCTGATTTAACCTGCGGGAAAGAAAGTTACATTGGCGGAAGATATATCGATTTGAAAATCCCGAAAGGAAAAACAATTGCAGTCGATTTTAATCAGGCATACAATCCATATTGTGCTTATAATCATAAATATTCATGTCCGCTTGTTCCTCTTGAAAATGATTTAAAAGTGGAAATCAAAGCAGGAGTGAAGACTTTTCATTAA